Proteins from a single region of Stappia sp. ES.058:
- a CDS encoding VWA domain-containing protein gives MTANGTGETPDGAETAGRIADNIVHFARTLRRAGMPVGPASVVDAVRAVEVAGIRNREDLYWTLHSVFVHKREQRAVFDEAFRIYWRSRGLVEKLLSILSPVAPARSEPDKPKAAQTRVAQAFQATREREQQEREELEIDASFTVSGREVLQRKDFAQMSTKELQAAKEALRRMVLPMEKIRRRRLIAANRGRIDPRRSLRASLRTGGDMIDLRHRKPDMRRPPIVALCDISGSMSQYTRILLHFLHALSEERRNVHTFLFGTRLTNVTRQLRMKDPDEALIACTDGVEDWSGGTRIATALADFNKHWSRRVLSGGPIVLLVTDGLERDSDEDLEREIDRLHRSCRRLIWLNPLLRFEGFEARAKGVRAMLPHVDEFRSVHSLDAVDDLCQALSGGRGFTGDVDPRRWLRAGTARKAG, from the coding sequence ATGACCGCCAACGGCACAGGAGAAACCCCGGACGGCGCTGAGACCGCCGGGCGCATTGCCGACAACATCGTGCATTTCGCGCGCACCCTGCGCCGCGCCGGCATGCCGGTCGGGCCGGCCAGCGTGGTGGATGCCGTGCGCGCCGTGGAGGTCGCCGGCATCCGCAACCGCGAGGATCTTTACTGGACCCTGCATTCGGTTTTTGTCCACAAGCGCGAGCAGCGCGCGGTCTTCGACGAGGCTTTTCGGATCTACTGGCGCTCGCGCGGGCTGGTGGAAAAGCTCCTTTCCATCCTCTCTCCCGTGGCGCCGGCGCGCAGCGAGCCGGACAAGCCCAAGGCGGCACAGACGCGGGTCGCCCAGGCGTTTCAGGCCACGCGCGAACGCGAGCAGCAGGAGCGCGAGGAACTCGAGATCGACGCAAGCTTCACCGTCTCCGGACGTGAAGTCCTTCAACGCAAGGATTTCGCGCAGATGAGCACGAAGGAACTGCAAGCGGCAAAGGAGGCACTTCGCCGCATGGTGCTTCCGATGGAAAAGATCCGGCGCCGCCGCCTGATCGCGGCAAATCGCGGACGCATCGACCCGAGGCGAAGCTTGCGCGCCTCGCTCAGAACCGGCGGCGACATGATCGACCTGCGCCATCGCAAGCCCGACATGCGCCGCCCGCCCATCGTCGCGCTGTGCGACATCTCCGGCTCGATGAGCCAGTACACCCGTATCCTGCTGCATTTCCTGCATGCGCTGAGCGAGGAACGGCGCAACGTTCACACGTTCCTGTTCGGCACGCGGCTGACCAACGTCACCCGCCAGCTCAGGATGAAGGACCCGGACGAGGCGCTGATCGCCTGCACGGACGGGGTGGAGGACTGGTCCGGCGGCACCCGGATCGCAACGGCCCTTGCCGATTTCAACAAGCACTGGTCGCGCCGCGTGCTTTCGGGCGGCCCCATCGTGCTGCTGGTGACCGACGGGCTGGAGCGCGACAGCGACGAGGATCTGGAGCGCGAGATCGACCGGCTGCACCGCTCATGTCGTCGCCTGATCTGGCTCAACCCGCTGTTGCGCTTCGAGGGCTTCGAGGCGCGCGCCAAAGGCGTGCGCGCCATGCTGCCGCATGTCGACGAGTTTCGCTCCGTGCATTCCCTCGATGCGGTGGACGACCTGTGCCAGGCGCTGTCGGGCGGGCGCGGCTTCACCGGGGACGTCGATCCGCGCCGCTGGCTGCGCGCCGGAACGGCGCGAAAGGCTGGCTGA
- a CDS encoding MoxR family ATPase, with protein sequence MTSQPLPETIDDTLALLEQGGYVGDRALATVLHLALRMKRPLFLEGEAGVGKTEIAKVLSEVLGRDLIRLQCYEGLDVSTAVYEWNYAAQMVEIRVSEAAGDASHEDLSKSVFSEQFLIKRPVLQALEPSLNGPPVFLIDELDRADEAFEAFLLEVLADSQVTIPELGTIKAEEPPIVIITTNRTREIHDALKRRCLYHWVDYPTAERELEIIRRKVPGADARLAREVVAFVQKLRGDDDLFKQPGVAETLDWATALTELNEIALDPDMVSDTLGVLLKYQDDIDRVRGSRARQIVDEIRQDLDREAAKAV encoded by the coding sequence ATGACCTCGCAGCCACTGCCGGAAACCATCGACGACACATTGGCCCTTCTGGAGCAGGGAGGCTATGTCGGCGACCGCGCGCTTGCGACCGTCCTGCACCTGGCCCTGCGCATGAAGCGCCCGCTTTTCCTCGAAGGCGAAGCCGGCGTCGGCAAGACGGAGATCGCGAAGGTACTCTCCGAGGTGCTCGGCCGGGACCTGATCCGCCTGCAATGCTATGAGGGCCTCGACGTCTCGACCGCCGTCTACGAATGGAACTATGCGGCGCAGATGGTGGAAATCCGGGTGTCGGAGGCCGCCGGCGACGCCAGCCACGAAGACCTGTCGAAGAGCGTCTTCAGCGAACAGTTTCTGATCAAGCGCCCGGTTCTTCAAGCCCTGGAGCCATCCCTGAACGGTCCCCCTGTGTTCCTGATCGACGAACTCGACCGCGCGGACGAGGCCTTCGAGGCCTTCCTGCTGGAGGTTCTGGCCGACAGTCAGGTGACGATTCCCGAGCTTGGCACGATCAAGGCCGAGGAGCCGCCGATCGTCATCATCACCACCAACCGGACCCGCGAGATCCACGACGCGCTGAAACGGCGCTGCCTCTACCATTGGGTCGACTATCCGACCGCCGAGCGCGAGCTTGAGATCATCCGCCGCAAGGTGCCGGGCGCAGACGCGCGTCTGGCGCGCGAGGTCGTCGCCTTCGTCCAGAAGCTCAGGGGCGACGATGACCTGTTCAAGCAGCCGGGCGTTGCCGAAACGCTGGACTGGGCAACCGCGCTGACAGAGCTCAACGAGATCGCGCTCGACCCCGACATGGTCTCTGACACGCTCGGCGTCCTGTTGAAGTATCAGGACGACATCGACCGGGTGCGCGGGTCGCGCGCGCGCCAGATTGTCGACGAGATCCGCCAGGATCTCGACCGCGAAGCCGCAAAGGCGGTTTGA